A part of Saccharomonospora amisosensis genomic DNA contains:
- a CDS encoding ATP-grasp domain-containing protein has translation MLDIVVHRIASFRTDPRTLRRDNHRLVLISTNGKQEYLARTGSGAAFDEIVVIDDDFDAATLTEAVRRVVGDIPRRDVALLCHDEYALRVVAETRRELGLPGPLPPEVAAFTDKAVMKRILAAADVRIPRFEVFAPERYAAGEADYLAEIAEHVGFPAFVKPTGESGSVGAQRLDSLSDLRSWADRCAGRAATGNTTRYEIDEFVSGTLYHVDTLLEAGEVRYVRCNRYLYPMADYADGRVCGSYTLDEDEPIYARLVEFNRQVIDAFPEKPASGALHHEVFARDDGELVFLEIAARAPAALIPQTGRIRWGVDIEQAHFRLQRGESISPPADAPGPYAGWIYYPKHTGVVADLAAPNIDSSMVWIPNVREGEHIHRSTDVRDFAAAAVVWNPDYTSLLADLKVLAEHRPLRMS, from the coding sequence TTGCTTGACATCGTGGTACACCGAATCGCATCGTTTCGCACCGATCCTCGGACGTTGCGCCGTGACAACCACCGTCTCGTCCTCATCAGTACGAACGGCAAGCAGGAATACCTGGCACGCACGGGTAGCGGTGCGGCGTTCGACGAGATCGTCGTCATCGACGACGACTTCGACGCCGCAACGCTGACCGAAGCGGTACGGCGCGTGGTGGGTGACATCCCGCGGCGCGATGTGGCACTGCTGTGCCACGACGAATACGCGCTGCGGGTTGTGGCCGAAACCCGGCGGGAGCTGGGATTGCCGGGACCGCTTCCACCCGAGGTGGCCGCCTTCACCGACAAGGCGGTGATGAAACGCATACTCGCGGCAGCCGACGTCCGCATTCCTCGGTTCGAGGTGTTCGCACCTGAGCGCTACGCGGCTGGCGAAGCCGACTACCTGGCCGAGATCGCGGAGCACGTCGGGTTCCCGGCGTTCGTCAAACCCACTGGCGAGTCGGGTTCGGTCGGCGCGCAGCGGCTGGACTCGTTGTCGGACCTGCGGTCCTGGGCCGACAGGTGCGCGGGCCGTGCGGCCACCGGAAACACAACCCGCTACGAGATCGACGAGTTCGTCAGCGGGACGCTCTACCACGTCGACACGCTCCTGGAAGCAGGGGAAGTGCGTTACGTGCGCTGCAACCGCTACCTGTACCCGATGGCGGACTACGCCGACGGGCGGGTTTGCGGCTCCTACACCCTCGACGAAGACGAGCCGATCTACGCAAGGCTCGTCGAGTTCAACCGCCAGGTCATCGACGCCTTCCCGGAAAAGCCCGCCAGCGGCGCGCTGCACCACGAGGTGTTCGCCCGTGACGACGGCGAGTTGGTGTTCCTCGAGATCGCGGCACGCGCACCTGCCGCGCTGATACCGCAGACCGGCCGCATCCGGTGGGGCGTGGACATCGAACAGGCACACTTCCGCCTGCAACGCGGCGAGAGCATCTCGCCACCCGCCGACGCGCCGGGCCCGTACGCCGGCTGGATCTACTACCCCAAACACACCGGCGTCGTGGCGGACCTGGCCGCGCCGAACATCGACTCCTCGATGGTGTGGATTCCCAACGTCCGCGAGGGCGAGCACATCCACCGCTCCACGGACGTGCGCGACTTCGCGGCGGCCGCGGTGGTGTGGAACCCCGACTACACAAGCCTGCTCGCCGACCTGAAGGTGCTCGCCGAACACCGGCCGTTGCGCATGTCCTGA
- a CDS encoding AfsR/SARP family transcriptional regulator, translating into MELTDKGGQPVRLGGPRQQIVLAVLGLNVNRVTSIDQLIEAVWSLDPPATSRSQIQICVSRLRKLLDSSGHVGTIRTHAAGYCLEFGVAEVDSLTFLAQLETARATIARGERESGASALRAALSLWRGPALCGMESDVVRRGATGLDEQRMSAIEERIQLDLELGRHAELVAELHTLIGQHPSRERLYGFLMLALYRSGRQVEALEAYRDARAVLIRDVGVEPCAELQSLETAILNRDPVLLGEQSAGSWSAQPRTQLNHTSGHGGRRSWPVPQQLPSGVADFTGRHRETARIVGFLTSSAGTEARNAVPVVALYGRGGVGKSSLAVRVAHELSDQFPDGVLYADLQGMRSPRCDPSPLSHFLFALGGYGRELPDDPQVRRDLYCSFLAQRRVLIVLDDAVSEEQLKPLIPGSSTCAVIVTSRSMLSGLHGARHVPLGPLDPSESVEMLAGIIGTRRVHEDSDAAAELASACDGLPLAIRIAGGRLASRENWPIARLVSRLRDERGRLDELEHRGAEVRSNIALTYGSLDEQTKRLFRLLALVDTPDLPTWIAAALLDVRPTVAERLLENLVDAQVLDVIEYRDARGTRYRLHELVRVYAGEVLHDTEEPAERLAALERATGGWLKLAETAHRELYGGDYTTIHGSGTRWPAHDDLEVTSITDPMHWLDTERPALVAAVRQAAREGLAELAWDLALTCVVLFETKGYFDDWREVVAAALQAAERAGNRTGVAASLYSMGTMHMFKGQLGDAQQCFRDARTIFEAQRHDHGIALVLRNAAYVDRLVGDDTAMMAKYDEALRLLNQVGDEVGVAHVMRSQAGHWIEVGEHDHARELLDQALDIARRRRCVRVEAQVLFSFAALHLQLGELEAARQELHRVLRIVRASGDGIGEAHALCELGRVRYREGRLEGAERTLLHACELASQLGERLVEAKSLYTLGEVELARGNSAAATTHLGRAEQMFGQLGSPTWIARTATLLSEVRPDNRTVEYT; encoded by the coding sequence ATGGAATTGACCGACAAGGGTGGCCAACCGGTTCGATTGGGCGGTCCGCGACAGCAAATCGTTCTCGCCGTCCTCGGCCTCAACGTCAACAGGGTGACCTCCATCGACCAACTCATCGAGGCGGTGTGGAGTCTCGACCCACCGGCTACGTCACGTAGCCAGATCCAGATCTGCGTTTCCCGGTTGCGGAAGCTGCTCGACAGCAGCGGGCATGTCGGCACAATCCGGACCCACGCTGCCGGCTACTGCCTCGAGTTCGGTGTGGCAGAGGTGGACAGCCTCACCTTCCTGGCTCAACTTGAGACGGCACGCGCCACTATCGCGCGGGGTGAGCGGGAGAGCGGCGCTTCGGCCCTGCGCGCGGCGCTCTCCCTGTGGCGCGGCCCCGCATTGTGCGGCATGGAAAGCGACGTCGTCCGGCGCGGCGCGACCGGCCTCGACGAGCAGCGGATGAGCGCGATCGAGGAGCGCATCCAGCTCGATCTCGAACTGGGCCGCCATGCGGAGCTGGTGGCCGAGCTCCACACGCTGATCGGCCAGCACCCGAGCAGGGAACGGCTGTACGGCTTCCTCATGCTCGCGCTGTACCGGTCGGGCCGCCAGGTCGAGGCCCTGGAGGCATATCGAGACGCCCGAGCCGTGCTGATCCGCGACGTCGGTGTGGAGCCGTGCGCGGAACTCCAGTCACTGGAGACGGCGATTCTGAACCGTGATCCCGTGCTGCTGGGTGAGCAGTCGGCGGGTTCCTGGTCCGCGCAGCCGAGGACGCAGCTGAACCACACCTCCGGCCACGGCGGTCGCCGGAGCTGGCCCGTACCGCAGCAGCTGCCCAGTGGTGTCGCGGACTTCACGGGGCGTCACCGCGAGACAGCACGAATAGTGGGTTTCCTGACCTCGTCGGCGGGAACTGAGGCGCGCAACGCCGTTCCTGTCGTCGCCCTCTACGGCCGAGGCGGTGTCGGCAAGTCGAGTCTGGCGGTGCGCGTCGCGCACGAACTGAGCGATCAGTTCCCTGACGGGGTGCTTTACGCGGACCTGCAAGGAATGCGCTCCCCTCGGTGTGACCCGTCACCGCTGTCACACTTTCTTTTCGCGCTGGGCGGCTACGGCCGGGAGCTTCCTGACGACCCGCAGGTCCGGCGCGATCTCTACTGCAGTTTTCTCGCACAGCGCCGAGTGCTCATCGTCCTTGACGACGCGGTTTCCGAGGAACAGCTCAAACCGCTCATCCCGGGCAGTTCGACGTGCGCGGTCATCGTCACCAGCCGAAGCATGCTGAGCGGGTTGCACGGCGCTCGGCACGTGCCACTCGGACCGCTCGATCCCAGCGAGTCGGTCGAAATGCTCGCGGGCATCATCGGCACCCGGCGCGTGCACGAGGACAGCGACGCCGCCGCCGAGTTGGCCAGTGCCTGTGACGGCCTACCCCTCGCCATTCGGATCGCGGGTGGGCGGCTGGCGTCCCGCGAGAACTGGCCGATCGCTCGGCTGGTTTCCAGACTGCGTGACGAGCGCGGCCGACTGGACGAACTGGAACACCGGGGTGCGGAGGTGCGGTCGAATATCGCGCTGACCTACGGCAGCCTCGACGAGCAGACCAAACGGTTGTTCCGCCTGCTCGCGCTCGTCGACACGCCCGACCTGCCGACGTGGATCGCCGCGGCGCTGCTCGACGTGCGCCCCACGGTGGCGGAGCGACTGCTGGAGAACCTGGTCGACGCGCAGGTGCTGGACGTCATCGAGTACCGCGACGCGCGCGGAACCCGCTATCGGCTCCACGAACTCGTTCGGGTTTACGCAGGCGAGGTACTACACGACACCGAAGAACCCGCCGAACGGCTGGCGGCGCTGGAACGCGCCACCGGCGGCTGGCTCAAACTCGCGGAAACCGCGCACCGCGAACTGTACGGCGGCGACTACACGACCATCCACGGCAGCGGAACGAGGTGGCCTGCGCACGACGACCTCGAGGTCACCTCGATCACGGACCCGATGCACTGGCTGGACACCGAGCGACCGGCACTCGTGGCGGCGGTACGGCAGGCGGCTCGCGAAGGTCTCGCCGAACTGGCCTGGGACCTAGCGCTGACCTGCGTGGTGCTGTTCGAGACGAAGGGCTACTTCGACGACTGGCGTGAGGTGGTTGCGGCCGCGCTCCAGGCCGCCGAGCGGGCAGGCAACCGGACGGGTGTGGCCGCCTCGCTGTACTCGATGGGCACGATGCACATGTTCAAGGGGCAACTCGGCGACGCCCAACAGTGCTTTCGGGACGCCAGGACGATATTCGAGGCGCAGCGGCACGACCACGGCATCGCGCTGGTGCTGCGAAACGCCGCATACGTCGATCGGCTGGTCGGTGACGACACCGCGATGATGGCGAAGTACGACGAGGCGCTGCGGCTGCTGAACCAGGTCGGGGACGAGGTCGGCGTCGCGCACGTCATGCGAAGCCAAGCGGGCCACTGGATCGAGGTCGGCGAGCACGACCATGCCCGTGAACTCCTCGATCAGGCGCTCGACATCGCACGCCGAAGGCGGTGTGTGCGGGTGGAGGCGCAGGTCCTGTTCAGCTTCGCGGCACTGCACCTACAGCTGGGCGAACTGGAAGCGGCCCGCCAGGAGTTGCATCGGGTGCTGCGCATCGTGCGGGCCTCCGGCGACGGGATCGGGGAAGCGCACGCGCTGTGCGAACTCGGCAGGGTCCGCTACCGCGAGGGCAGGTTGGAAGGGGCCGAGCGAACCCTGCTGCATGCCTGCGAACTGGCGTCACAGCTGGGCGAGCGACTGGTGGAGGCGAAGTCGCTCTACACGCTCGGGGAGGTGGAGTTGGCCAGGGGCAACTCGGCGGCCGCGACTACCCATCTCGGTCGCGCTGAGCAGATGTTCGGCCAACTCGGCTCTCCGACGTGGATCGCGCGAACCGCGACACTGCTGTCCGAGGTGCGTCCCGACAACCGGACCGTCGAGTACACCTGA
- a CDS encoding dihydrofolate reductase family protein, whose product MRTLITTAFVSLDGVIEGPGGEPGYRNSGWTFNDIEFDEAAYGLKGREQNEATAMLLGRVSYEAFSPVWPNMTEEFPGYNAMPKYVVSTTLGEQDLVSNWGEISILRSLDDVAALKRTEGGPIIVHGSATLNRNLSDAGLIDRYHLLVFPVLLGAGKRLFSDADRDKQNLKLVESESYGNGIQKLVYDVR is encoded by the coding sequence ATGCGCACCCTGATCACCACCGCGTTCGTCTCGCTCGACGGCGTCATCGAGGGGCCCGGCGGCGAACCTGGCTACCGCAACTCAGGCTGGACCTTCAACGACATCGAGTTCGACGAGGCGGCCTACGGGCTGAAGGGTCGCGAGCAGAACGAGGCCACGGCCATGCTGCTGGGGCGAGTCAGCTACGAGGCGTTCTCCCCGGTGTGGCCCAACATGACCGAGGAGTTCCCCGGCTACAACGCGATGCCGAAGTACGTGGTTTCCACCACGCTGGGCGAGCAGGACCTGGTGTCCAACTGGGGCGAGATCAGCATCCTGCGTTCGCTGGACGACGTCGCCGCGCTCAAGCGAACCGAGGGCGGGCCGATCATCGTCCACGGCAGCGCCACCTTGAACCGGAACCTGTCCGACGCCGGCCTGATCGACCGCTACCACCTGCTGGTCTTCCCTGTCCTGCTCGGTGCGGGCAAGCGGCTGTTCAGCGACGCCGACAGGGACAAGCAGAACCTCAAGCTCGTCGAGAGCGAGTCCTACGGCAACGGAATCCAGAAGCTGGTCTACGACGTCCGCTGA
- a CDS encoding DUF4234 domain-containing protein — protein sequence MTHSEHEAEHSAQHFPSDPSPPQDKFDHADLIQSAVRIDRAIKQRRDTDVQLVNWWLYFLLLSWITLGIYSIYLFFVRISRIDNFSQRKHAYYSALLEWTGREAAARNRQDIARQELADLGQHVSLAYQRELRPIKAGLSFVLTLLTVGIYYFFVLYRLNRYWWDAQLVEQDFDDKLSQVWTKLGIINYPLNFEVDQHKRRSYPLYLILSLLTGGIWGAVWDYQIHTDPDNLFNEYHQVEDSVLQTVRSH from the coding sequence GTGACTCACAGTGAGCACGAGGCCGAGCACTCGGCACAACACTTCCCAAGTGACCCATCACCTCCCCAGGACAAATTCGATCACGCCGATCTTATTCAAAGCGCCGTCCGGATCGATCGAGCAATCAAGCAACGACGGGACACCGACGTTCAACTGGTCAACTGGTGGTTGTACTTTCTATTACTCTCCTGGATTACCCTCGGTATTTACTCGATCTACCTGTTCTTTGTGCGAATATCCAGGATCGACAATTTCAGCCAGCGCAAACATGCCTACTACAGCGCGCTGCTCGAATGGACCGGAAGGGAAGCCGCCGCAAGAAACAGGCAGGACATTGCGCGCCAGGAGTTGGCCGACCTGGGCCAACACGTTTCACTCGCGTACCAGCGCGAGCTCCGCCCGATCAAGGCCGGCCTCTCGTTCGTACTGACGCTTCTGACCGTCGGAATCTACTACTTCTTCGTGCTCTACCGACTGAACCGGTACTGGTGGGATGCCCAGCTGGTGGAACAAGACTTCGACGACAAGCTCAGTCAAGTCTGGACGAAGCTCGGAATAATAAATTATCCGCTGAATTTCGAAGTCGACCAACACAAGCGACGGAGTTACCCTCTCTATCTTATCCTCTCACTATTGACTGGCGGCATATGGGGAGCCGTATGGGACTACCAGATTCACACGGACCCGGACAACCTTTTCAACGAGTACCATCAGGTGGAAGACAGCGTGCTGCAGACCGTTCGATCGCATTGA
- a CDS encoding rRNA adenine N-6-methyltransferase family protein, with protein sequence MVNNDELSVLADPMFEQYFLVSPEKLTLLYEAAGIRPDDAVLEVGAGAGTVARNMPPCKSLTVVELDPRLIETLRREVPHATVIQGDALRLVRELPYDVLIGNLPNVVTEELVDVLPELPFRTAVLAAGQRTDFDRLRGTFDVNEVTTISGSDFTPPQPSVSRIVRLGRRVAGQRHTA encoded by the coding sequence ATGGTGAACAACGACGAACTGAGCGTGCTCGCGGACCCGATGTTCGAACAGTACTTCCTTGTCTCGCCGGAGAAGTTGACGCTGCTCTACGAAGCGGCAGGAATCCGGCCCGACGACGCGGTGCTCGAAGTCGGTGCCGGGGCCGGAACGGTCGCTCGCAACATGCCGCCCTGCAAGAGCCTGACCGTGGTCGAGCTTGACCCGCGGTTGATCGAGACACTTCGCCGCGAGGTTCCCCATGCAACGGTTATCCAGGGCGACGCCCTGCGGTTGGTACGGGAACTGCCGTATGACGTGCTGATCGGCAACCTGCCCAACGTCGTCACAGAAGAACTGGTCGACGTGCTCCCGGAGTTGCCCTTCCGTACCGCAGTGCTCGCAGCCGGGCAGCGCACGGACTTCGATCGTCTGCGGGGGACGTTCGACGTCAACGAGGTCACGACCATCTCAGGCAGCGACTTCACACCACCGCAGCCGAGCGTATCGAGGATCGTCAGACTCGGCCGTCGTGTTGCCGGTCAACGGCATACGGCTTGA